From Calditrichota bacterium, one genomic window encodes:
- a CDS encoding cysteine desulfurase has protein sequence MQTLSVEKEKVFDVEKIRADFPILNETVHNNPLIYLDNGATTQKPQQVIEAISTYYTTSNANVHRGLHLLAERATEGYENCRKKTASFINAPSEKNIIFTRGTTESINLVAYSWARKFLKAGDEILVSEMEHHSNIVPWHILANQIGVKVVFIPLNKDGCLNIDSLDKLISNRTRLIAITHMSNVLGTINPIKEIVKRAHDKNIKVLVDAAQSVPNMPVDVHDLECDFLTFSSHKMLGPTGLGVLFVKKEIQYEMDPFLGGGEMISTVTKEQVSWADIPHKFEAGTPNIAATFGFSAALDYLDNLGMEYIENYKKRLTLYAIDNMKRIPGLEIFGEAEERGAAVAFNIKNIHPFDLAQFLDQNGIAIRSGHHCAQPLMQCLNITGAARASFYIYNTFQEVDIFVEKLQKATHFF, from the coding sequence ATGCAAACTTTGTCCGTTGAAAAAGAAAAAGTTTTCGATGTTGAAAAAATCAGGGCCGATTTCCCCATATTAAATGAGACAGTCCACAATAATCCGCTTATATATCTTGATAATGGCGCGACAACTCAAAAACCGCAGCAGGTAATAGAGGCGATCTCCACTTATTATACAACATCCAATGCAAATGTGCACAGAGGATTGCACTTGCTGGCAGAACGCGCAACTGAGGGATACGAGAACTGCCGTAAAAAAACCGCTTCTTTTATAAACGCTCCTTCTGAAAAAAATATTATTTTCACCAGAGGTACGACAGAATCGATAAACCTTGTTGCCTATAGCTGGGCCAGAAAGTTTTTAAAAGCAGGTGATGAAATTCTGGTATCCGAGATGGAGCATCACAGCAATATTGTTCCATGGCATATTCTTGCAAATCAAATTGGCGTCAAAGTTGTATTTATCCCACTGAATAAAGATGGGTGTCTAAACATTGATTCTTTGGACAAGCTAATCTCTAACAGGACCAGGCTAATAGCAATTACACACATGTCAAATGTCCTTGGTACTATAAATCCGATAAAAGAAATTGTAAAACGAGCGCATGATAAAAATATAAAAGTTCTTGTAGACGCAGCTCAAAGTGTTCCAAACATGCCTGTTGATGTTCATGACCTGGAATGTGATTTTCTTACTTTTTCATCACACAAAATGCTTGGACCTACGGGATTGGGTGTGTTATTTGTTAAAAAAGAAATACAATATGAAATGGATCCTTTTTTAGGTGGTGGAGAAATGATTTCCACCGTTACAAAAGAACAGGTATCCTGGGCAGATATTCCGCACAAATTTGAAGCAGGAACACCAAACATTGCCGCTACTTTTGGCTTTTCAGCTGCTCTTGATTATCTAGATAATTTGGGAATGGAATATATTGAAAACTACAAAAAAAGATTAACATTGTATGCAATCGATAACATGAAGAGAATACCGGGTTTAGAAATTTTTGGCGAGGCTGAAGAACGCGGTGCAGCTGTTGCTTTTAATATAAAAAATATTCATCCATTCGACCTGGCCCAGTTTTTAGACCAAAATGGTATTGCCATTCGATCAGGACATCATTGTGCTCAACCTTTAATGCAATGTCTAAATATAACTGGAGCAGCAAGGGCAAGTTTTTATATTTACAATACATTTCAGGAAGTGGATATATTTGTCGAAAAACTGCAAAAAGCCACCCATTTTTTTTAA
- the sufC gene encoding Fe-S cluster assembly ATPase SufC, with translation MLEVKDLKASIEGKEILKGINLKVNPGEVHAIMGPNGSGKSTLANVLSGREEYEVTGGSVSYVGDDLLEFAAEERAQKGIFLAFQYPVEIPGVSNVYFLRTALNEIRKANGEEEVDAASFLKMIRKKMEMVAMDKSLLNRAVNEGFSGGEKKRNEIFQMAVLEPKLAILDETDSGLDIDALRIVADGVNALKSSNNATIVVTHYQRLLEYIVPDFVHVLYKGQIVKSGGKELALELEEKGYDWLK, from the coding sequence ATGTTAGAAGTAAAAGATTTAAAAGCATCGATTGAAGGAAAAGAAATTTTAAAAGGGATAAACCTAAAAGTAAATCCCGGGGAAGTGCATGCTATTATGGGGCCAAACGGATCTGGAAAAAGCACCCTGGCAAATGTTCTGTCCGGACGTGAAGAATATGAAGTGACCGGCGGAAGCGTTTCTTATGTTGGTGACGATTTGCTTGAATTTGCAGCTGAAGAAAGGGCACAGAAAGGAATTTTTCTGGCTTTTCAGTATCCGGTGGAAATTCCAGGAGTAAGCAATGTTTATTTTTTAAGAACTGCGTTAAATGAAATCCGCAAAGCAAATGGCGAAGAAGAAGTTGATGCTGCCTCATTTCTAAAAATGATTCGCAAGAAAATGGAAATGGTGGCCATGGATAAATCGCTTTTAAACCGTGCTGTGAATGAAGGGTTTTCCGGCGGTGAGAAGAAACGAAATGAAATTTTCCAAATGGCAGTGCTCGAGCCAAAACTGGCGATTCTTGATGAAACAGATTCTGGCCTTGACATTGATGCCTTGCGTATAGTTGCTGATGGTGTAAATGCATTAAAAAGTTCAAATAATGCAACCATAGTAGTAACGCATTACCAGAGACTTTTGGAATATATCGTACCGGATTTTGTCCATGTTTTATATAAAGGACAGATTGTAAAATCAGGTGGAAAAGAATTAGCCTTGGAATTAGAAGAAAAAGGTTACGACTGGTTGAAGTAG
- the sufD gene encoding Fe-S cluster assembly protein SufD, with the protein MNTKDQNSEKYLKAFNSYFNGQAKQSFHKIREDAIDNFDKLGFPSTKKEEWRFTNIAGIAKSDFKIAKRNLVDQVTEKDVESFLYKNWQGTQIVFIDGFFSEKLSKIENISDKISIKPLSAHLESDNDFVSEKISQLASYENEAFVALNTAFTTEGCAITIPDNIVEKNGVHIVNIAASAGCLSNPRNMLICGKNSEALVVESYHTLSDEEVFVNSVTEIFMDENANLYHYKLQNESFKSNHIGNTAINQKANSNYISASFDFGGKLVRNNISTELDGEGINSTLNGLYIAKDAQHIDNHTFIDHAKAHCESHELYRGILKDQAKGVFSGKILVRQDAQKTDAKQSNNCLLLSEDAQIDAKPQLEIYADDVKCTHGATVGQLDESALFYFRARGIPKEKALSMLTYAFAEEVITGVKSKPLQDQVEQLLLQRLSS; encoded by the coding sequence ATGAATACAAAAGATCAAAACAGCGAAAAATACCTGAAAGCATTCAACAGTTATTTTAATGGCCAGGCAAAACAATCTTTTCATAAAATTCGTGAAGATGCTATTGATAATTTCGACAAACTGGGATTCCCTTCAACAAAAAAAGAAGAGTGGCGTTTTACAAATATCGCCGGGATAGCTAAGTCTGACTTCAAAATTGCAAAGAGAAACCTTGTTGATCAGGTAACTGAGAAGGATGTTGAATCGTTTTTATATAAAAACTGGCAGGGAACTCAAATAGTATTTATTGACGGTTTCTTTTCTGAGAAGCTATCAAAGATTGAGAATATATCTGATAAAATTTCGATCAAACCTCTCTCTGCACATCTTGAATCGGATAATGATTTTGTAAGTGAAAAAATAAGCCAACTTGCTTCTTACGAAAACGAGGCATTTGTTGCGCTTAATACAGCTTTTACTACAGAAGGCTGTGCAATCACAATCCCTGATAATATTGTCGAGAAAAATGGTGTTCATATTGTAAATATTGCAGCATCAGCCGGATGTTTATCTAATCCACGAAATATGCTTATTTGTGGTAAAAATTCCGAAGCGCTTGTTGTTGAGAGCTATCACACTTTGTCTGATGAAGAGGTATTTGTAAATAGTGTCACAGAAATTTTTATGGATGAAAATGCCAATCTTTATCACTACAAATTGCAAAATGAATCATTCAAAAGTAATCATATTGGCAACACAGCTATCAACCAAAAAGCGAATAGCAATTATATTTCTGCATCATTTGATTTTGGTGGAAAACTCGTCAGAAATAATATTTCAACAGAACTGGATGGAGAAGGAATTAACAGCACTTTGAACGGTTTATACATCGCAAAGGATGCCCAGCATATAGACAACCATACGTTTATTGACCATGCCAAAGCGCATTGCGAAAGCCATGAACTTTATCGTGGAATTTTGAAAGATCAAGCAAAAGGTGTTTTTAGTGGCAAGATTTTGGTTAGGCAGGATGCACAGAAAACGGATGCGAAACAATCCAACAACTGTTTGCTGCTTTCTGAAGACGCCCAAATAGATGCGAAGCCGCAATTGGAAATCTACGCAGATGATGTAAAATGTACTCACGGTGCTACCGTTGGCCAATTGGATGAAAGTGCCTTGTTTTATTTCCGGGCACGTGGAATTCCCAAAGAAAAGGCCTTAAGCATGCTAACCTATGCCTTTGCCGAAGAAGTTATTACAGGTGTAAAAAGTAAGCCATTGCAGGATCAAGTTGAACAGCTATTATTGCAACGGCTTAGTTCATAA
- a CDS encoding DUF59 domain-containing protein: MENSEVKISKDQIIDALKGVFDPEIPVDIYEMGLVYDIKITHSQILILMTLTSPSCPAAQSIPLDVQDKVGRVPGVENVEVEIVWDPPWGMEMMSDEAKLELGYF; encoded by the coding sequence ATGGAAAACAGCGAAGTAAAAATCTCTAAAGATCAAATCATTGATGCCCTTAAAGGTGTTTTTGATCCTGAAATCCCGGTTGATATTTATGAGATGGGCCTGGTTTATGATATCAAAATTACCCATTCACAGATTTTGATTTTAATGACCCTGACCTCTCCAAGTTGTCCTGCGGCACAATCCATTCCTTTGGATGTACAGGATAAAGTTGGCAGGGTTCCCGGTGTAGAAAACGTAGAGGTTGAAATTGTTTGGGATCCGCCTTGGGGTATGGAAATGATGTCGGATGAGGCTAAATTGGAATTGGGGTATTTTTGA